A single Mercenaria mercenaria strain notata chromosome 9, MADL_Memer_1, whole genome shotgun sequence DNA region contains:
- the LOC123547530 gene encoding F-box/LRR-repeat protein fbxl-1-like has protein sequence MVKLLSDICLNIIYMSLDKIPDIGHYLPTVYKEMLIERLGWHDMLTLDYLPFVSRQLFTISLRRINFYKCEQVNDTVLKLLEAAACKLEFITINQCQNITDNGIQCCTRNQDELVSVKFRKLKHLTDVGLRCIQSPALRVADFKDCAKLSFEGVRTLCERNPTIGELYLSGVNEVQGNKAVSSKSLEHTQNKHDNIVNIAYYLGHNLEILDTQLNQMCNDCLIALATYCPNMKSLNLHGSSRISGSALTKFSMGCTSLEKLDLSFCSSLCSSPSNEALWTLPTSLTDLSLSGVQLKDERIFVECLQRLRNLRAVKLCGVLALTDATLEEVLQHIGHSLTALDLSGGMTDQLSDLGLSAIAEHCFRLEELKFRLLPNINCKELLPMFKDPVRASKFKTIFLSVRELNPDVLHEVSRLCHNLEKLDLSGLACVDDDTLFSLAENCPRLEQLNIKSCRKVSDYGVCELARCCPLRSIVLAGINKVTDKSIFALANSCHYLEDIYLNGCAQVSPTSIRYLMDCTIPRLFYKHATPNAAPNQLMARNLDTGEFCRADLINTEVT, from the exons ATGGTGAAACTGTTGAGTGATATTTGCttgaacataatttatatgtCATTGGACAAAATACCAGACATCGGGCATTATTTACCAACAGTGTACAAGGAAATGCTAATAGAACGGCTAGGATGGCATGACATGTTGACActggattatctcccttttgtatCTAGACAGTTATTTACTATATCTCTACGAAGAATCAATTTCTACAAATGTGAGCAAGTGAATGATACAGTGTTAAAGTTACTGGAGGCAGCAGCGTGCAAACTGGAATTTATAACCATAAATCAGTGCCAGAACATAACAG ATAATGGGATACAGTGCTGTACAAGGAACCAGGATGAGCTTGTGTCGGTAAAATTCCGAAAATTAAAGCATCTGACAGATGTTGGCCTTCGTTGTATACAGTCTCCTGCCCTTAGAGTTGCTGATTTCAAGGACTGTGCCAAACTCTCATTTGAAG GTGTCCGAACACTGTGTGAGAGAAATCCTACCATAGGAGAATTGTATTTATCAGGAGTCAATGAAGTGCAGGGAAACAAGGCAGTCAGCAGTAAAAGTTTGGAGCATACTCAAAATAAACATGACAATATTGTCAATATAGCATATTATCTTGGACATAATTTG GAAATTTTGGACACACAGTTAAATCAAATGTGCAATGACTGTCTGATAGCACTGGCTACTTACTGTCCAAATATGAAAAG TTTGAATTTACATGGTAGTTCCAGAATATCAGGATCAGCTTTAACAAAG ttttcaatgGGCTGTACCAGCTTGGAGAAGTTAGATCTATCATTCTGTAGTAGTTTATGCAGCAGTCCCTCCAACGAGGCCCTCTGGACCCTCCCAACCTCCCTCACAGATCTTTCCCTGTCTGGTGTGCAACTGAAAGACGAGAGGATCTTTGTAGAATGTTTACAGCGATTGCGCAATCTCAGAGCTGTAAAACTATGTGGAGTTCTAGCTTTAACTGATGCAACCCTGgaggag GTTTTGCAACATATAGGACATTCATTAACTGCACTAGATTTAAGTGGGGGTATGACAGATCAACTCTCAGACCTTGGTTTATCAGCTATTGCAGAACACTGCTTCAGACTGGAAGAGCTCAAGTTTAGACTACTGCCTAATATAAACTGTAAAGAGTTGCTTCCCATGTTTAAGGATCCAGTGAGGGCATCAAAGTTTAAGACAATATTTCTTTCTGTGAGAGAA ctGAACCCTGATGTATTGCATGAAGTGTCAAGGTTATGTCACAATCTGGAGAAGTTAGATCTATCTGGACTTGCATGTGTAGATGATGACACTCTGTTTTCGCTGGCTGAAAACTGTCCCAGACTAGAACAACTTAACATCAAAAGTTGTCGAAAG GTATCAGATTACGGTGTATGCGAGCTGGCTAGATGTTGCCCACTGCGTTCTATTGTTTTGGCGGGAATTAACAAGGTTACGGACAAAAGTATTTTTGCTCTTGCCAATAGCTGCCACTATTTGGAAGATATATACCTAAATGGATGTGCTCAAGTATCTCCAACATCTATCAGATATTTGATG gaTTGTACTATACCACGATTGTTCTACAAACATGCTACTCCAAATGCTGCTCCAAACCAGCTCATGGCAAGAAATCTGGACACTGGAGAGTTTTGTAGAGCTGATCTGATAAATACCGAAGTCACGTGA